The following DNA comes from Alnus glutinosa chromosome 6, dhAlnGlut1.1, whole genome shotgun sequence.
ATTAAGCTTAATATCATGATAGATTCGGTGGGTGGGATTTCATTCTCAACAAGATTTCCTCATTTCTTCTTAACGCTAGTGTTTATCTGAATAATTCCaaaaaccaaagcatcaatatgCTCATTACGGTTGAAATATGTCAACCGGCCAAAAGAAACCCTAGCTAGCTAGAAGCATACGATATGCGCAATTAGCAATAATATAATATCAATCCCATCGATCAACCTCATGGGCAAAAAATCAGTGATTGAGGAGGGGATCCTTATCATATATGCAATTATAGCCATTCGATCAGCAAGTGATTAACGATCAATAACCGGCCACCATTAACGGCAGGATCCGTGGAAACTTTTAAATATAATCAAAGATTAGCCGACCGGCCGGGACCCAAGTACTCTACGTACCGACAAAGAAAAATTTCTATTGGATAATATGACTGAGTGATAGGTGCCTTATCCAAGCCAGGCGAAAACAGTCGAGAAGCAAATTTAATGGCTGTGTTGAATTACCTTGGGTCAGTTTTATCTTTTGGGACCGCTGGTTCGGCTCTTCAGATTTCCATTTTCTCTGTTGTTTTATATTGAGCAGCAAACGTGAACACACACATGCACCAACGAGAGAAAAACAGCCAACATTTTGTCGTTAAGTTTAATTGGAATCCTTGGACAAGTTTGCAataatatttgagtaaaacatTATTGTTTCAAGATATATATACAAAGCATGAGCCTAAATCCAAATGGTTGATGATAAATGACAAGTACATCAACTCAGTAAATAAAGGTGAACGAATATATTAAGCTCTTTCGTCCTTGACATGCATCAATGGTTGTAGCTCCATGATTTTACAGCCAACACAGTCATTCGGAGCAGCATTAATTGTTTCATTCGACCTGCTGTAATTTATGTCAGATGAATTCTACCGTGTGGTTAGGACccaaactagctagctagctaaaAGACTGAAATTATAATAACAAACAAAAGAGAATATTGAAGGAGGATTGGGAGCACATGCTTTTCGATCCTCTATAAATACTGGCTCTTACCAACAGTCATAATCCAAGTAACTACGAACTAGCTAGTAGTGCTTTAGTGAGAGTATCCATGGCCAGAGTTCACGTATCCTTTCTAGGCTTATCCCTTTCTTCTATACTAGCTTTCTTTTTCTGCTTTAAGCTGTGTTTTTGCTTCAATCCAAAACACCTCAACTTGTCAACAATTACAACCCATTGGTCTTCTGCTGGAGCTACCTGGTATGGCAGCCCTGATGGTGCTGGAAGCGATGGTAATATTATTgcgcacagagagagagagagagactttttgTATTAGTGTTTGCTAATATAtggtatataaaatatatattatgcagGAGGGGCTTGTGGGTACGGCAATACGGTATCACTACCTCCACTCTCTTCCATGGTTACGGGAATAGGCCCATCTTTATACGACTCCGGCAAAGAATGTGGAGCCTGTTATCAGGTATATATAACTttaaggaaaaacttcatttatatcTCTTcatcttttatcattttaataaaaaggtacttaaactttaaaaagtgtcaatttaaagtattcatcttttaatttttttcaatttaaaccatccgttataatttttcgttaaatcccgttaaaattttcaaaataactctcatttttttatagtttaaaaaaaaaaaatctaagatttaggtgttagtcagaatttaacggaatttgcaaaaatacatatacctgaatctttgaaattttttatgagtttttttaaaaaaataaacacatgggtattttgagaattttgatagaatttaacgaaaaattctaactaatgatttaaattgaaaaaaaaaaaaatgaatgacggataccctaaattgacactttttaaaatttgtgtacctttatgcaaaagtgatgaaatatcaaaggttataagtgaagttctccctaaCTACTTCTAATTCTAAGATGCAGCTTCAtagtcttcttttcttttctttttttctttatccatATATAGTTTTTGGCAAAAGCAAATATATTTGCCTTTTCAAAAGTCTACATACTTCAAATTTCCAGTTGACTTACGCAATTCTTCTTCTATTATTTCCTCAATAACTATAGCATTTTAAAAGTTCTCAAAAAAGTCGTGTCTTCTTTCTATTGAGTCGTTTATGCTGTTTAATTTGGACCGTATGTTCTGattatataatacaaaattatcAGGTCAAATGCACCAAACACCCATCTTGTTCCGGCAAACCGGTAAGAGTGGTCATAACGGATTTTTGCCCCGGTGGTCCTTGTGCGTCGGGATCCGCACATTTTGATCTCAGTGGGACTGCATTTGGTGCCATGGCACTTTCTGGTGAAGAAGACAAACTTCGTGACGCAGGAGTCTTGGAAATTCTTTTTGcacggtatatatatatatactaactacACTGATtatcaatatgtatatattctATTCTTATAAttatcttctttatttatttatttttattttttgaacaaataaccTTTTAATTTTCGTGCCAGTTTTCAATTTGAACTTTAATAGTCTAAGTATACCTTGTGTAATGAATAGGTTATAAATTTGGAAGTACAATGCTAGCTCTTTGAGTAGTAAATTATAGTGGTTATATATGTTTATCATTTAAACGTACCGACACTACCTTAGACACACTTCTATCACATCTTTAATTTCTTATTCTCTTTTGGATTTCTTCTCGGTAGAAACACTATAAACGACGGAAATAAAGTTTGGAATTAAGATTTTactttaataccatgttaaattatcacttattctaaaaacttatgctaataaaaaattatttatttaataatttaataaatattttaacattaagAGACACGAGTCGTTCGAGGAATTGTGACGTCAGAcataatttaagagaaaaagaacaGGTAGAGGGAAAAGATTATATATTGACAAACGGATTGAATCGCATAATTCAAAAAGAATGGGAGTTTGGTGGAGTCTCACTAcccaagaagaaaagagaaaaagaagcatCACATCTCAAACaaaatctatttaattattcaTCAATTATGCCTTTATTAGAGTACAAAAACACATTTAAATAGACCCACTAACAAACCCAGCCTAAACTTAATTTGATTGACTTTGGCCCATGCTCATTATTACTAAATTgattaaaacctaaccctaattgATTTGGGCAAAAcccattattaaattacaaaataacacccttaactcttaaaaattaataaaatataaattaaatactaataatctaaataaaacaaaaagactcAATTATTCATCTCTTATCGCACATCATTTTTAAAGTGGTAATAACCTTCCAACTATATAAcaccattttttcaaaaacctCTAACCTTGAGTTGTGTTCCCACATGCTCATGTTCATTGCATTAAGGGGTTTACCAAAATTGGCCAAAGGATGGGAAACCAGATAAGCATCCAACAAGTTAATTACTTAGGGCAAAGCTCCTCTAATATCATTCCATGCATGTAGCTGATCATTTTCCTCCTAATTTAATTTGATGTATTCTAGTTTTCTACTTTTAAGAATTATCTGATACGAATGGCTTATATATTCTAAGATCTAGCTAAATATCTCTTTATGCTTTGCAGTACGGCATGTGATTATTCAGGAAAAACCATAGCATTTCATGTGGATCTAGGGTCAAATCCTTTCTACTTTGCTATGGTGGTTGAATATGAAGAGGGAGACGGAGATCTTGCTAGTGTTGATCTGAAGGAGTCCAGTTCAACAGGCTCCGACAAATGGCGTGCCATGCAACAATCATGGGGTGCAGTTTGGAAGCTGGACGCTGGGTCAAGATTACAACCTCCACTCTCGATTCGCTTGACCTCCCAATACTCGAGCCAGACCCTTGTGGCAAAAGATGTGATTCCAGATGGGTGGCAGCCTGGTGCAACCTATAGATCCTTGGTTAATTACCTATGAACAGGAGTTCGAATCTTCTATTCGCCATTcacttttatttcaattaaaaatttcatGTATTAGGTTTCATTTGTTGTTTGAAGCTACACATTAAGGAGAATTTTAgactattaatttaaattatttagtcTATCATTTCCTGTCAgattaaagttttaaaataagtagtgatttaatatatatatatatatatatagatcctTTGTCAATTACCTATGAACAGCAAGTCGTCCAAAACCTATAGCTTCTACTTATGACTTAATTAGGAGCGTGTATTTTGCACAACGTGGGAATGGGCAATTAAGTTTAaggattgttttttttttattattattattatttttataacaacaaaattaaatattacaaaaatccTCCAGCAGAACCTGCTAGAACTCAAGTTGCTTCAAAGCTACTTATAACAACGTACAACAACTATACAAAGCTATATAGACAAATCCCAATCTTATGAGATTTAGCCTAAAGCATTCTCCTAtacaaaaaagaagcaaaacaaTAGCAAATCCGAGAAAGAAGCAACAGATATACAACTTTACAATCCTATAAGACAAAGACTTCAAAAGAAATTAAGCTTTCGATGCAGGGGGATCCGAGTCAGACAATGCTGAGCTGTCAGAAGCACATTGATGGCGTTGAATTACCTGGAGCAGGCAgatcaacacaaaattaacaagaaatCGTAATTTGACCTAATTGGGGCAATTTATGGGTGCGCTgcagtattttggtcataactttgcTATAAGTATCTGATTCgtgcatatgaccccaattcgaAAAGCTCTCTTCGGCGCACACGTCTTGGCCACCCAGCTACGCTCGGTGCGTCTTGTTTCGAGCCCAAAATCCGctgttttcctttccaaaaccctaattttagatattttttacaatttatagtaatttttcgtttattgtttaggaggtgattctaagcccgatttgggccagatttttggcAGACTGCTTATTTTATTccgtatttcgttttattagggttttcaggattttgctatttttgataaaattatgcTAAAGACCGAATTTTCAGCTAGAtgagcccggcttgtgggcgttttcgaatagttgttgattattgataattttatcgaattcagagtttgtctctgtttttggggtaattttcctgttttcttccttgcaaactgcttgttgattagcctgcaaaataatatatattctgTTCGGCATCAGCTTTAGCACCAGATCGAGCGGCACCGAAAATTAAAAACCAGCACTCTACCACAATTATGCAATCTTCAAATCCAGAGCAACAACCTACCCATatcagcaaaagaaaaagaccaacTCACAACCACTATCAAAACATCTCTGCAAGAACCAAAATAAACCTCCAGAGACTAAACCAACCATTTTCTATAAAGCAAAACCAGCCGAGAACAATTCTCACCACCAGCAACAACACGGCCATTGTGAAAGCCCAGTATTAGCCTCCCAGATAGACCTATTTACCAAATAAATAGGTCTTCGGGGATCTCTATTCCtcaaaaaaagataattaacaGCGAAAGTCCGTGAATTTACTTTCTTTCTATAAACATTTATCATTACAATCAGAGCATTACTAAAAGTCTCCATATAACTTAGCCATTAATTAACACATGTCACCACAAAAATTATCTATCCTaaacttaaaaatacaaatacatcTCGAATCACCAAATCTGAAGTGGCATCCAAAATATACTAAATACCATAAGCAGCTAGCCCTCGAAGTCCTACAATGGATCCTCAAGTCATAGCCTGACTAGTAACCTTACATTGAACAGCCACATCGATTTCAAGATCCGGTATACTCAACCCTAGCTACCTCCTCTATAAAACACGGAAATGTTTCTTAGGTGGAGAAAAACATGGGGTAAGTCCAAGACTTAGTAAGCAAGTAAACTGTTACTACTGTGTGACTGTGAACAGTTTATTATGCAgataaaagtattatttttaaaatcattctttttgcaGGCATATATCATACGCAATAGCTTTATATAAACATTTGTTCATGTCCTTACTTTGTTTGTCGCTACTTATGCCATCTACAAAGTAAGGTCATTCCTTGCTTTTCTTTCAACTACTTGTGTCATCTACTATAACGCCCCTAAAATTAAGTAATTGCTTTACTTAACTTGAAGAGTTACTAGCAGTCCTTCCAAAacaattaactagtaattatcTTGTAGTACCACATCTACAAAGCAATGCttgttattatataattatctcTAACTCTGTTTAACCCCCACAGTAAGGTTGTGCTTGTCCTGCACATCACCTTTCGACATGGATTGATCTACTCAACCACTTTCTACGAAACCATGTCAGCCTAGCCCCCTTTATTTAGGACTAATGGCCGGTGAGGCCACACTACATTCCAAGGTGTGTTACATTGcctttaatgttaaaaaaaaaaaaacacacatacGCACACACGGTACTAGTGACCAcatttataaatcattttcacATTTTCTCATAAGTAACATCACAACACATTCTTATATTATCAAGTAGTCCAATAAACATTTCATATATATTCGAGTTAACAGTTATAAAAAGGAATTCATGTCACATGTATCATGCATAAGAGTATCACATACTTTTCGAAATGCTAAAAAGGTAATCCCGGGTTTTCTTTAAAAGCGAAGCATGAAATGCACCGAgtcaatttttataaaatattagcACAAGATAACTCGCTTACCTCGGTTCTCACCGATGCGTACCGTCCTATTATCGCAGTCGATCCCTTGAAAACCTTCTTGAAGTCTTTATACGAAACCATAAAATTATGTCATATAATTCCCTAGTTAGAATAGTCCTATCTAAAACCCCATCTCAAAGCCTAAACCCCAACACACAAACAAAATAGAAActcggttctctctctctccctctcttagTTAACACGTAATCAGCAACCAAAAtcttcttacacatatactTACCTTAttaacttaccaaaaaaaaaaaggtcaaattaataattaataaataaataaaccctaATCGAACGTTCTACCCATCCTTCGAACGTTCAACATGGACCCTACCCAATCGTTCAAAGATTTTCACCGAACGTTTGATATGGACTACTTCTACATGTGTTCAGAATAGTATAACGAACGTTCGATGTTGACCCATTTTCCTTTCTTAAACAGTACATCGAACGTTCAAACTCGTACACCAAATGTTCGATATTATCTGAAAAGCAATTTTAACCTACTATCCACCTCATTCAATCTTATCTCTTCAACCCTCACCTATATAAACAACCATCATTCCTACCTTATTTCttgagtgagagagattttAAAGAGGAAATAGGTGATGTTGGTGTCGATCAGCTTCATTTGAGGTAAACTTTGAACCTAAAACTCTTTTTCATGTTGTTAGTATCCTAATAATGTGTTGTAATGAACCTTAAACGTAACATGATCTGTTCATAATTCATCTCTCTTAAAAAAATGAACATTTTCTAAGAAACTAGGAGTTTAtgcttattttttataaaacttcaTGTTGGCATGATTTAACATGTTTAATTTAAGTTATTTTGAACCTTGGTTCTAAAGCAAAATGGTTTGAGTTTTGAGTTTTCATGCATTTTGTTAACTCTCGAACGTTCGTCGTACTTGACCGAACGTTTGACCCTTATGTGGATCGAACGCTCGAATCCGATACCGAACGTTCGATAATGGCCAAAAATGGTTGATTAGGATTTTAAAGATGCATGGGTTAGAGTGCTAAGATCATATTTAGAATTTTTACGTGCATGGATTAGGACGTCCATGgtattatgtttaatattagAGTATGTTTCGCAGTAGCGGGAGTTTGAGATGACCAAGCCTTTGGATGACCATTTGAGGTAGGtaaatatttacaaaaattaTTCTGTTTTAACGTTGTACATCACTAGCAGATTCTTCAGCATCAGCACAGTACACCTCCGAAAGCCAATAGCGATCACGCTAGCTCAGGCATCTTCACCAGCTGATCAACAAGTAGCAGAAGCACGCCCATCAGACGGTGCCACGCCAACCCAAGCTTCCTCTGATGGCTCGAACGGCTCGGCGATGATCACCCGACTCCTGGAGATGATGACCTGGCATGGGCAGGAGATAGTGGCCCTACTCCTAAAGGTGGGACGACTCTCCATGACATTCACGATGGAGTAGGGATAGGGCGGTCACGGCTCGAAACACCAACAGGACGGACTTGGAGAAGATCCTTAAGATCTACAACTCCATTGTCCGAGATAGAGGCAACCCACCACTAGACATAGATGACCTTTTGATAGACCACATCCTATTCCAAGATGGAGGAGGGGCACAGTAGTGGGCAGTTTTACCGTTCTTATTTCATTTCACCTGTTTCTCTTACTTTGTGTTTTATTTGCTTTGCAAAACATTAATAGTTAGTgtggtttgtttaattttattttcaccaTGCATAGGGTGGCAACTCATGACATGTGGtatttcttgttgtttttgCAAGTTGAATGCTTTAAATTAAGTTATGACATTTTCCtctacaaaattaaatttttaaaactgaaatttcgaggacgaaatttttataatgATGAAAGAATGTAATACCCTCAAaaccataattttaaataataatattaaattttatttacaatAATGGGAGTTAGCACATAATcagtaacaaaaaaataaaatcttacattaaaattttcatttccgcATGCCATTTTACATTGATAAGTGTTAGGGTGATTCCTCTAGTCAATTACCGGTTAATTGTACCGGGAGGCATTGCCAGTAACTTTCCAAGTTTACTAAATATAATTATCTAATTTTGGAGAGGTGTTACAAGCTTACTTGCCCGGGTAGGTGTTCCATATGCATCCAATCTATTTCATTCCAATCTAGATTGATGCTCTTTCATCCTCAATTCTATTTCTGATTCTGATatttcaacttcttcttcttttttttttttgtgataacAAAACTGCTTTACACATTGCTGCTAATCCGGTTTTTTATGAAAGAACAAAAGATAAGGAGATTGATTGTCATCTAATTCAGGAGAGAATTTAGTTGGGTCTTATCTACACTCTCCACGTTTCAAGTTATACCAGTTAATGTTAGTTATAAGCTAGAGAGTTAGTTATGTTAGATGTTGACCGGATAGATTAGTTACCTTTTCTGTTTTCAATTCTGTTACTCTTCGATAGCTAGTTCTCTTGTATTTCGATATGTATAAATATAGGAACAATAATATTGTATTAATCAATTTACAGAAAAGAATTATCTTCTTCATTTATGTTCTAGCTTCTCGTCTCTTCCCTCCTTGTCTGTTCTTTCATCACTTTCGTCACAGCAAACTTGACAGTATCCATGGCCAAAGTTGGCTTATCCCTTTATTCTGTacttgctttctttttcttctttaagcTGTGTTTTTGCTTCAATCCAAAACAACTAAACTCGTCAACAATTACATCCGATTGGTCTTCTGCTGGAGCTACCTGGTATGGCAGCCCTGATGGTGCTGGAAGCGATGGTAA
Coding sequences within:
- the LOC133871968 gene encoding putative expansin-B2, with product MARVHVSFLGLSLSSILAFFFCFKLCFCFNPKHLNLSTITTHWSSAGATWYGSPDGAGSDGGACGYGNTVSLPPLSSMVTGIGPSLYDSGKECGACYQVKCTKHPSCSGKPVRVVITDFCPGGPCASGSAHFDLSGTAFGAMALSGEEDKLRDAGVLEILFARTACDYSGKTIAFHVDLGSNPFYFAMVVEYEEGDGDLASVDLKESSSTGSDKWRAMQQSWGAVWKLDAGSRLQPPLSIRLTSQYSSQTLVAKDVIPDGWQPGATYRSLVNYL